The DNA region aggcatatatatatatatatataatacgcaCGCATTTATTTAATTACCTCATTAGCTTTGGCGGAGAAAAGTTGCAAGCACTTCTTAATTACAAACTGACCGCTCGGGCTCTTGGCCAAGGTAAGTGTAATTTCCCTTAGAGCTGATATTGCAAAGAATATTTGCACCGGAGTTTTGAGATGGCTCAGCAACTTCTGCACTGACCGACTTCTGCACAAAtgaataagaaaatataaatccCGAGAAGAAATTCCTTGTAGTTggctaattatattatattgaaaCTACCTATATGCCATCATACTtttacccaaaaataaaaaaataaacgcataatttttatataataattccgCCAAAAATTAACTAGAAATACAGTCATACCCATTGTTGTCATTGCAAGTGCGCGCTAGCTTTTGTGAATCCTTGATCAAAGATATAAGAATTTCAGTCAGTTGTTGTTCATTGCTTTGTTCGAAACGCTTCTGAACTTCATAGTGGTAATCTGGGTGAACCATTAACGTGTGCAAATGATCCTTCCACTCCTCAAACCTCTGCGACAAAGGGTGACCCCGTCGACGTTCGGACTCCAAAATCAGTTGTTGGCGGTTCAATTCTTTCAGTAAGTGGGAAGTTGGAGGCCGTTGCGACGGCTGAAATGAAATCCAATCGTCGGAGCTCAGACCATTACCGAACGTTTCCCGAGTTTGGAATTTGGAATCTAATCGAATCCCATTAGGACTAGAAGAAGACCTAAAAGGATAATCATAATTCATTGTCCCTAAAGATGATTGCCTTCCGCATTGCCAATCGAACTCGTTGCTAATGTTATAGCTCGATAATGGTACTCCACGGGACCTTGTACAATAACCCGTTGGTCCCATATTCAGCCAGTTACGTTCTTGCGCATACGTTGGAGGAGCAAGCCCACTGTTTATAGAGTCATAAGAATTAATATTCCCTCGCATAGAATCAACACCGGACCAGGCATCTTCTAGACAAGCTGGTGGAGACAGAAATTGAGACGGAGGAGGTAGATTTGATAGATTGAGCCGACTCAGTAAAGTTTCAAGGCCTTGTTCATGAGTGGTCTGGTCAAGACCAGGGTTTAGTTCCGTCCCAGTCTCCGATGATCCAAAACTTGCATGAGCCGGACTCATATCACAAGAAAGAGTATCTCGTTGAGGGAAAAGCATATCGAAACGATAATCAGAAATAGAGTCTTGGAAATAAACGTTCCCAGCGCCCGTGGTGGCCGGGCTTCCACAAGAAAAGTTTTGAGTGGGataattttgattttgggaGGTGGGGCGGGTTTGAACTCTAGGGTTTTGGTTCTCGTAAAAGTTATTTCCAGGAAGAGAAGGGTCAGAGTGGGCGGGGCTTTCCCGTGAAGTAGAAGAGGGGAAAACAAAGTCCTGAAGAAAGAACAATCGCCATCGGAGGTCCTCTTCTTTCTCCTCCCGCTCTGTAGTGTAACGCATCGGAGAGTTGAGACttgagagagagtagagagaaagagaaggaaaataaaaaaacttaattagGGAGAGAGATCATGGAAGAGAGAATGGTTAATGTTAAGGCCGTAGAGCATTAATGCGTTTGTAGAGTTATAAATAATGGGTTTAGGGACGTGTtggtaattaaattaaaaacgaAAAGGGGAAGGTTGGAAGCAAATGTTTGAATGGCTTGTGGATGAAGATACTTGGGATTTTGAGAGTAAGTTCGGTAGCTATGACAGAGTAGAACTCCTAAAAAGATTGTTGTCAGATAGAGTAGGGGAGGAGGGAAGAGTAGCGGGAATTTCGGCGAAGTTTTCTCATGTCTTACCTCTTTCTTCTCTTATGGTCTATCTGAAGGTATATCTTCTCCGGCTTCGTTCATGAAAATTTAAGCGTGTTTATGTTTGGTGCTCAATTTTGACCGTTATGCGTAATTATcagtataaattttattt from Carya illinoinensis cultivar Pawnee chromosome 6, C.illinoinensisPawnee_v1, whole genome shotgun sequence includes:
- the LOC122312397 gene encoding putative pumilio homolog 8, chloroplastic, yielding MRYTTEREEKEEDLRWRLFFLQDFVFPSSTSRESPAHSDPSLPGNNFYENQNPRVQTRPTSQNQNYPTQNFSCGSPATTGAGNVYFQDSISDYRFDMLFPQRDTLSCDMSPAHASFGSSETGTELNPGLDQTTHEQGLETLLSRLNLSNLPPPSQFLSPPACLEDAWSGVDSMRGNINSYDSINSGLAPPTYAQERNWLNMGPTGYCTRSRGVPLSSYNISNEFDWQCGRQSSLGTMNYDYPFRSSSSPNGIRLDSKFQTRETFGNGLSSDDWISFQPSQRPPTSHLLKELNRQQLILESERRRGHPLSQRFEEWKDHLHTLMVHPDYHYEVQKRFEQSNEQQLTEILISLIKDSQKLARTCNDNNGSRSVQKLLSHLKTPVQIFFAISALREITLTLAKSPSGQFVIKKCLQLFSAKANEDILNEIAENCIEIATDKVGCCIMQDCIGTADEETGERLVNTIVAYAPFLSQHSYGNFVVQYILSRGRPEVAEELLAKLKGRFLMLSLDKHGSHVVENFLRTYDEEKFSSRIIEELISGDPERSLILFQDQWGNYVAQTAKKVAKGHTREVLMSLINSYKPFLENHPHGKCVLGPASGRKKK